A window of the Lagenorhynchus albirostris chromosome 1, mLagAlb1.1, whole genome shotgun sequence genome harbors these coding sequences:
- the ZBTB25 gene encoding zinc finger and BTB domain-containing protein 25, translated as MDTASHSLVLLQQLNMQREFGFLCDCTVAIGDVYFKAHRAVLAAFSNYFKMIFIHQTSECIKIQPTDIQPDIFSYLLHIMYTGKGPKQIVDHSRLEEGIRFLHADYLSHIATEMNQVFSPETVQSSNLYGIQISTTQKTAVKQGLEVKEAPSNNNGNRAAVQGDHPQLQLSLAIGLDDGTADQQRAHPAAQALEEHQKPPVSIKQERCDPESVISQSHPSPSSEVTGPSCTESGIKTHLCHYCGERFDSRSNLRQHLHTHVSGSLPFGVPASILESNDLGEVHPLNESSEALECRRLSSFIVKDNEQQPDHSHRGATEPLQISQVSLISKDTEPVELNCNFSFSRKRKISCTICGHKFLRKSQLLEHMYTHKGKSYRYNRCQRFGNTLAQRFQPYCDSWSDIPLKSSRLSQEQLDSSCALESELTQENVDTILVE; from the exons ATGGACACAGCTAGCCATAGCCTTGTCCTTCTGCAGCAGCTGAACATGCAGCGAGAATTTGGTTTTCTGTGTGATTGCACAGTTGCTATTGGAGATGTCTACTTCAAAGCCCACAGAGCAGTCCTTGCTGCTTTTTCTAACTATTTCAAGATGATATTTATTCACCAAACAAG tgaATGCATAAAAATACAACCAACTGACATCCAACCTGACATATTCAGCTATTTGTTGCACATTATGTACACGGGGAAAGGGCCAAAACAGATTGTGGATCATAGTCGTTTGGAGGAAGGGATTCGATTTCTTCACGCCGACTACCTTTCTCACATTGCGACTGAAATGAATCAAGTGTTCTCACCAGAGACTGTGCAGTCCTCAAATTTATATGGCATTCAGATCTCAACGACCCAGAAAACAGCTGTCAAACAAGGGCTGGAGGTCAAGGAAGCTCCTTCCAATAACAATGGAAATAGAGCTGCTGTCCAGGGTGACCACCCCCAGTTGCAGCTCTCTCTTGCTATTGGGCTGGATGATGGCACTGCAGACCAGCAGAGGGCCCATCCTGCTGCCCAGGCCTTGGAGGAGCACCAGAAGCCCCCCGTGTCCATCAAGCAGGAGAGATGTGACCCAGAATCTGTGATTTCCCAGAGCCATCCCTCACCCTCTTCAGAGGTGACAGGCCCTTCTTGCACTGAAAGCGGTATCAAAACACACCTATGCCATTACTGTGGGGAACGTTTTGATTCCCGTAGTAATCTAAGACAGCATCTCCATACCCACGTGTCTGGATCCCTCCCATTTGGTGTCCCTGCTTCCATTCTGGAAAGTAACGACCTTGGTGAAGTGCATCCACTTAATGAAAGTAGCGAGGCTCTCGAATGCCGCAGGCTTAGCTCCTTCATTGTCAAGGATAATGAGCAGCAGCCTGACCACTCACACCGGGGTGCCACAGAGCCTTTGCAGATCAGTCAAGTGTCTTTGATCTCCAAAGACACTGAGCCAGTAGAATTaaactgtaatttttctttttcaaggaaaagaaaaatcagctgtACTATCTGTGGTCATAAATTTCTCCGAAAGAGCCAATTACTGgagcacatgtatacacacaaagGTAAATCTTACAGATATAACCGATGCCAAAGGTTTGGTAATACATTAGCCCAGAGATTTCAGCCATATTGTGACAGCTGGTCTGACATCCCCCTGAAAAGTTCTCGCTTGTCGCAAGAACAGTTAGACTCATCTTGTGCCTTAGAGTCAGAACTCACACAAGAAAATGTGGATACTATCCTGGTTGAGTAG
- the ZBTB1 gene encoding zinc finger and BTB domain-containing protein 1 produces MAKPSHSSYVLQQLNNQREWGFLCDCCIAIDDIYFQAHKAVLAACSSYFRMFFMNHQHSTAQLNLSNMKISAECFDLILQFMYLGKIMTAPSSFEQFKVAMNYLQLYNVPDCLEDIQDADCSSSKCSSSASSNQNSKMIFGVRMYEDTVARNGSEANRWCAEPSSTVNTPHNREPDEESLQLGNFPEPLFDVCKKSSVSKLSTPKERVSRRFGRSFTCDSCGFGFSCEKLLDEHVLTCTNRHSYQNTRSYHRIVDIRDGKDSNIKAEFVEKDSSKTFSAQTDKYRGDTSQAADDSTSTTGSRKSSTVESELASEEKSRAAERKRIIIKMEPEDIPTDELKDFNIIKVTDKDCNESTDNDELEDEPEEPFYRYYVEEDVSIKKSGRKALKPRMSINTDERGGLENMRPPNNSSPVQEDTENASCELCGLTITEEDLSSHYLAKHIENICACGKCGQILVKGRQLQEHAQRCGEPQDLTMNGLGSTEEKMDMEENPDEQSEIRDMFVEMLDDFRDNHFQINNIQKKQLFKHSACPFRCPNCGQRFETENLVVEHMSSCLDQDMFKSAIMEENERDHRRKHFCNLCGKGFYQRCHLREHYTVHTKEKQFVCQTCGKQFLRERQLRLHNDMHKGMARYVCSICDQGNFRKHDHVRHMISHLSAGETICQVCFQIFPNNEQLEQHMDVHLYTCGICGAKFNLRKDMRSHYNAKHLKRT; encoded by the coding sequence ATGGCAAAGCCCAGCCACAGCAGCTACGTCCTTCAGCAGCTAAACAACCAAAGGGAATGGGGTTTCCTCTGTGACTGTTGTATTGCAATTGATGACATTTACTTTCAAGCACACAAAGCAGTTCTAGCTGCCTGTAGCTcctattttagaatgtttttcatGAATCATCAGCATAGTACTGCACAGCTGAATCTCAGCAACATGAAAATTAGTGCCGAGTGTTTTGATCTTATTTTGCAGTTTATGTATTTAGGAAAAATTATGACAGCTCCTTCCAGTTTTGAGCAGTTTAAAGTGGCAATGAACTACCTACAGCTGTACAATGTTCCTGACTGTTTAGAAGACATACAGGATGCAGATTGTTCTAGTTCAAAATGTTCATCTTCTGCTTCTAGCAACCAGAACAGCAAAATGATATTTGGGGTAAGAATGTATGAAGACACTGTGGCTAGAAATGGCAGTGAAGCCAATAGATGGTGTGCAGAGCCAAGTTCAACAGTAAATACACCACATAATAGAGAGCCTGATGAAGAGTCTTTGCAATTAGGTAATTTTCCTGAACCATTATTTGATGTATGTAAGAAGAGTTCTGTGTCCAAATTATCTACTCCAAAAGAACGTGTCTCACGACGCTTTGGACGGAGTTTTACCTGTGATAGTTGTGGATTTGGCTTTAGCTGTGAGAAGTTACTAGATGAGCATGTGCTAACCTGTACTAACAGACATTCATACCAAAATACAAGATCCTATCACAGAATAGTGGATATTAGAGATGGAAAAGACAGTAATATCAAAGCTGAATTTGTTGAAAAGGATTCTTCTAAAACATTTTCTGCACAGACGGACAAATACAGAGGAGACACAAGCCAGGCTGCTGATGACTCAACTTCAACCACTGGAAGCAGAAAAAGTAGCACAGTGGAGTCTGAACTAGCCAGtgaagaaaaaagcagagctgctgAGAGGAAAAGAATCATTATCAAGATGGAACCAGAGGATATCCCTACAGATGAACTGAAAGACTTTAACATTATTAAAGTGACTGATAAAGACTGTAATGAGTCCACTGACAATGATGAATTAGAAGATGAACCTGAAGAGCCATTTTATAGATACTATGTTGAAGAAGATGTCAGTATTAAAAAAAGTGGGAGGAAAGCTCTGAAACCTCGGATGTCaataaacactgatgaaagaggtGGTTTAGAAAATATGAGGCCCCCTAACAACAGCAGTCCAGTACAAGAGGATACTGAAAACGCATCCTGTGAGTTGTGTGGGCTCACAATAACTGAGGAGGACCTGTCATCTCATTACTTAGCCAAACACATCGAAAATATCTGTGCATGTGGCAAATGTGGACAAATACTTGTGAAGGGTAGACAGCTTCAGGAACATGCCCAGAGATGTGGAGAGCCCCAAGACCTGACAATGAACGGGTTAGGAAGTACTGAGGAGAAGATGGACATGGAAGAGAATCCTGACGAacagtctgaaatcagggatATGTTTGTTGAAATGTTGGATGATTTTAGGGACAATCATTTCCAGATAAACAATATCCAAAAAAAGCAGTTATTTAAACATTCTGCCTGTCCTTTTCGATGTCCTAATTGTGGCCAGCGTTTTGAAACTGAAAATCTAGTGGTTGAACATATGTCTAGCTGCCTAGACCAAGACATGTTCAAGAGTGCCATCATGGAAGAGAATGAAAGGGATCACAGACGAAAGCATTTTTGTAATCTGTGTGGGAAAGGATTTTATCAGCGGTGTCACTTAAGAGAACACTATACTGTTCACACCAAGGAAAAGCAGTTTGTTTGTCAGACATGTGGAAAGCAGTTTTTAAGGGAACGTCAGTTGCGACTCCACAATGATATGCACAAAGGCATGGCCAGGTATGTCTGTTCCATTTGTGATCAAGGCAACTTCAGAAAACATGACCATGTACGGCATATGATTTCTCATTTATCTGCTGGTGAGACTATATGCCAGGTCTGCTTTCAGATATTCCCAAATAATGAACAGTTGGAACAGCACATGGATGTTCACCTGTATACATGTGGAATATGTGGAGCAAAGTTTAATTTGAGGAAAGATATGAGATCACATTATAATGCCAAGCATTTGAAAAGAACATAA